A genomic window from Lotus japonicus ecotype B-129 chromosome 1, LjGifu_v1.2 includes:
- the LOC130734172 gene encoding bet1-like protein At4g14600, with product MAANSQRPGSFYGGAAPYRSSDGLSTRPGAASEEIQLRIDPMDLDDELTGLHSQVRRLKNVAQEIGTEVKYQKDFLEQLQMTMIKAQAGVKNNLRRLNKSIIQSGSNHIVHVILFALVCFFIVYLWSKMSRK from the exons ATGGCCGCCAATTCCCAAAGACCGGGATCTTTCTACGGCGGCGCCGCCCCTTACCGATCAAG CGATGGGCTTAGTACCCGACCCGGTGCTGCCTCCGAGGAGATCCAATTGCGTATTGATCCCATGGACTTGGACGATGAGCTCACCGGTCTTCATAGTCAAGTTAGAAGGCTCAAAAAT GTTGCTCAAGAGATAGGTACTGAAGTGAAGTATCAGAAAGATTTTCTGGAACAGCTG CAAATGACAatgataaaagctcaagctggAGTGAAGAATAATTTAAGAAGATTGAACAAGAGCATCATCCAAAGTGGTTCAAACCATATTGTTCATGTCATTCTTTTTGCGTTAGTTTGTTTCTTCATAGTGTACCTTTGGTCAAAGATGTCCAGAAAATGA